The Mucilaginibacter sp. PAMB04168 genome contains the following window.
CATCTGCGGTAGTACCACCCGAATTGGCATTTTGCGCCCCTAAGCGCTGCGATATTATACGGCGGTTATTCAACAGGGCCTGGAAAGTACTGGAGTACTTGTTGATACCTTGTTCTTTTGAAAACGCTGTACCTATAGAGAGGAAAGAAACACTGTATGTTCCGGACGTGATTGGGCTTAAGCTCTCGAAACCGCCTGATGCAGCGTTGTACTTGTAGTTGGTTTGAAAATTACGGTCACGTGTACGAAAGGCAGTCAGTTCTATATTTAAGTCAGGAAACGGCCTGATGGTGCTCCGGAAGTGCATATCCTCATTCAGCGTGGTCGAATAAAGCTGATTTTGTAAGGTATCTCTGCTTAACCAGCCGTTGGCAATGGCCTTAGGACGCAGATCGGCCTGGCTGCCCAGCAAAAAGCCTATACCGGGTGCATTGTAACTAAAGTCCTGACCTGCAAATGAGGTAGTTGGTAAGTAGCCCGGTAAATAAGTGCCTTCGCTACGCGTATACGTTGCGCCAAGGTTTTTAACACTGGTCAGCAAACCCACCAGTAGCTTACTGGCTTTATTTGTTCCCTTGCCATCAGCATTGTTAAACTTGCGCAGGTAAGCAAACTTATTGTAAAGCCCGGTTAAGTTAAGGGTTGGATTAATTTGAACCGACCGTGAATTTTGAATAGTATTACCCACATTGAGGTTAACATCATCAATAGCAAATTTGGGTTGGGTTTGCCAGTTAAAGTTGGTGCTGTAACGTGCAATAGTGCTTACCCAATCCAGCCCCGGCACCTGGTTAATAGGCACGGTATAGTTAAAATTGATGGTATGGTTGTAATTGGTGGTGCGGCCCAGGCGTTTCAGGTTATCCCACAAGGTGTCGCGCTTTAAACCATTCACCCGTCCGGCAGGTTCATCCACTACCGATAGGTTAGTAGCGTCAATATCCATTTGCAGTGATTTGGTGAGGTTCCAGCCTATACCGTAAACACGGGTAATGTTAAAGTTTTTGTTGAAAGTAGTAGTAGGTATGGGTAAAAAGTTATTCGGGTCGTTATTACGCAGGGTATTCTCGGAATAAAACCTATCGAAACTGATCGCAAAATTTAACCTTGATGGTAAAATACTGAAGTTGAAATCGCGCAGCAGTGAGAGCATATTGCTTTTAATTACCTTCTCGAGCGGCGTATAATACCTGGCTTGGTTTAAGTAGTTATAAGCCAATGCCACCTTGTATATTTTTTGATTATCGTTTTCAGTTATAAAATCATGGTGCTCATACTCTGAGTAGGCGTAAGTGGCATTTAAGTTTTCTACATCCCATAAGCGTACCGGCTCGGCGGGGTTTGTTTTAGCTTTGTGCACATTGGTAAAGTTGATGCTTTTGCGCATAGTATAATCCTGAGCCGTGCGTTTTATTTCATCACGCTTTTCATCGGTTGGGGCATTGCGCAGTGCATCTTTCATTTCCACATCGGGCTGAGCCGGGTTATATTGCGGCATGGCTACCTGTTGCGATAAGTTAACATACATAGGTATATGCACACCTGTTTTAGCCGGAAAGAACTTGCCCAGTTCCAGGCTGCCGGCTACGTCAAATGTTTGGTTGTCGCTCCGGCTGCGCTCGCTTACGCGCTGCTCAATAGAGCCAAAACCGATAGTAGTTTTGCTGCCAGCCAACGTTACGTCGGCAAAATCGGCCAGCTTGGCGTTAAGCCGTGCAGTGGCTGCCCAGCCGCCGCGCTGGTCAAAATCGGTTAAGCGCAACTCGTTAAACCACACAATGGCCGACTTATCAAAACCGCCTGTTGCCCTGTAAGGATTACGTACTCCCAGCATAATGGCACGCAAACGACTCAAATCGGGTTGGCCTTTAATGGTAATGCGGTTGTTGCCCTCCATTATGGTAAAAGGTACCGTTAAAGAAGCCTGACCAGTAGCTATGGCATTATCACGAGCCAGCTTAGCACGTGTTAAAGCCGCCAGCTCAAGGTCTATATTATTAACCTCAGGCCATATAGCTCCTGGATCTGACGTGCCCGGACGAGTTATTTTCAATGGCACTTCATACTCGTAATAGCTGTCCTGGTAATCAACCCCCAAACGTATAAAAGCGCTCAGGTCGTTATCGTTCAACTGATCACCCTCGGCGTGCACAAACATTTGCAGGCGTTTGTAGGCGCGTAAATCATTATAAAAAGTACGATATGCCGCCCTTGAATAACCGTTGCGCAGGTTTAATACATTTAAAGAGAGAGACTGCTCATTTAACCGGGTATCAGTACGCAGGTTGTTATAATCGCGCTGGCGTTCAATGCCCGGCGGCAGTACGTAAGGTATTGGGCTGCGGTTACCGTTAGCCTCCAGGTTTACAGCTTGTACATTCAGGGTCGAATTATCTATCGGCGCATTTACCAATGCAGGATCGGCAATTACCTTAGTGGCATTGTTCTCTACGTTATATCCGCGCCATTCGCCACGTACCAATTGCAGCGTACCCATACGCAACACCGCGGTATCGGCAAAGTTGGTCATGAACATACGCATGTAGCGGATGGCCTTAAAGTCCTGAATATTTCCCTCGCGCGATTGATAAGCTAAAATAGGCACCCTAAACTGGTACCAGTTTACACTTTGTGTGGTACCATCGGCAAGTTTAACCTGTGCGGTTACCTTATCGTTTATAAAGTTTTGTCCCACCACCAAATCCTGCGGCCTTACCGATACCTTGTACTGAAAATATTCATCAGCCTGACTCATGCTGTTGTCACGGTTCAGGTCTTCCCCATCTGGCAGGGAGGTTGAAGCGGAAGTAGAAACACCCAGCTCGGCCTGTGATTGCTCGGCAGTTTTGGAGTTACCCTCGGTACCGTTGTAGCGGCTGTAGCGCTGCAAAATGCCGGCCCGGTTCTGATCCTGCTGCGAGCCCTGGTAATATTGGTAATTGTCAGATGATGGGTCGGCAGTAAGTGCGTTGGCTGCTTGTGGTGTAAGCTGTGTTCTTACCTGCTGCAAAAAGCCGGAGAATTTGGTTTGCTCGCCGGCATCATTCATCCCATCCAAACCCACATCCTGCAAACGGCGGGCATCGGGGTTATTATCAAAAGCATTAATAACCGGCTGCAGGCGCGGCACGCGTCCCCAAACAGTTTCGTCGGTTTGCGTATTGCTGCCGTCGGGCGGTAAACCGTTTTCTACTGACTTACGGCCGTCTTTCAAAATATCTTCGGTTATGCTGCCCAGGTTTAAATACAGATCACCACCTTGTGAGTTGGGTTTGTAAATGAAAGGGTCCATCATCCAAAACTCAATGTACTGTACGTTGAGCGATTCAAAATCGTTGGTTTCCAGCTTGCGGAACATACCGCCCCAGCGCGTACGCGGATTGAGCAATGTACCATCCGGACTGATGCCTGTGGTAGTATAATTGTACTGACCACGTGTATTAGGGTAAAAAGCCAAATCGAGCGTAGGCAATATCAAGGGCTGGCCGGTTACCGATTGTCGGTAAGGCAACACCTCGGTTTCGAGCACCTGGCGCACGTAGTGGTTTGACAGATCGGCCCGGGTAATGTTAAAGTTAGAGCTGGATGTGTAAAATATAGGGTCGATGTTGTAAAAGGCCAGGCGGGCACGGTTGTAACCATAACTCAGATCGTTAAACAAACGCGACTCCGGGAACAATTGCGGCGTGCCCGAAATTTGCCAGTTTAAGGCGCTTTTTAAGTCGATAATGGATTGGCTGCTTTCAAAATCATCCAGGTAAGATGTACCGCCTTTGGAGCCCGCAAAATTCACTGCGCTGGGGCTGCCCGGCATAAGGCGCGCCACCTCTCCCGAAAAGTTAATGAACGATGGTGCTTTGGTATTGATGAACGGTAATCGATCTACCAAACGCGTTAACCAGCGCGACTCGGTACTATAATTAACATCGAGGCCCATAATCGTGTTGGATACCGACTCCTCGCCAATGATTTGCTTTTGGGTAAGTGGCTGCTCACTTAAGTGCATGATGGTACCACCCAAGGCTAACTTAGGGCTGGCACGGTAATCAAACCGGGAACCATACAAGGTTTTTTGCTGGATGCCAAAGAGCTCGTTATTCTCAATATTAATAGTGAGTGGCTGGCCCGATGATAACAGCGCCTGGTTTAAAACCCTTATACGGCCAATGCTGTAGTCAACGGTAAAATCGGTTCCTTCCTGCAAGCGCAGGGCACCGGCATTCACTACTACCGAACCCTGGGGTATGTTTACCGCATTAAGTTGAAACTCTGAGCCCGACTGTGATGAATAAGTACCTTTAATGATATACCGGTTAAGCTGTGGAAAGTATTGCTGGGCAATGGTACGCGTACTATCGTACAGCGGCTGGTATACATAGCGCCTTACCAGATCCTGCTCTGTTGGCCTGAACCTGCGAGCCAAGTCGCTACCAAATGGCTCTACCACCGGAAACATGATACGCCCGTTCTGCGAATCAATCGTAATACCTTCCAAAAAGTCGAAGTAGCCGTCGCCCTCAGGCAGGCGGTCGTTCTGCTGGTTCAGGGTATCCAGACGGGTAAGTTGCAACCACCGCTTGCCGGTTATGTTGGCCCCCTCGTCAATATTCTGTTTCTCGATGTTCGTCCGGTCGTCCAAACGGGCAATGGTAAGCCTGAAGTTTACCGGGCTAACCTGGTAAGCACCCAGCGAGTAGATGTTTTTCATCATCAAATCCCAGGTGGGCAGGTTAGTTTTCAGTATCTCGTTCTTCAGCAACTTCACATAAAGTGCTTTTGGGTTTACCGGGTCAACGGGTATATCGTTAGAGAACTCCCCTACCTGATATTCAACACCGTTGTAAGTATAGCGGTAGGCAACTGCCAGTACCTCATCGTTATTAAGCGGATAATTTAAAGAGATATAGCCCAACTGCGGATGAAGCGTAAACTCCTTGCTGGTTAATTTACGCGCATAAGGTAGCTTGGCATAGTTATCAGTAGCGCCAGATGACTGGAAAAAATTAGCAACATCATTAGAGTTAGACAAGCGCCCCTGGTTTGGCAAACTGAATAAGCGGTTTAACAATGAGTTAGACTGTTGTGTAAAACCAGGCCCCTGGAAGCCTGCAGGCAAGCCCGAAAAGCCCGGTCCGCCTTGTATTTGAGCGGTGTTGTATGGCCTGTTCTCACCTAAGTCTAACAAGCCGATGATATCGCGTGAATCGGTAGTGGTGTTAGTTCGGTTGGTGGTCCAAACCTCCACACGGGTAACCACCACATTGGTGCTGATGAGCGGAATATTTGCTAAAGCCCTGTTATAATTATTTCTGAAATACTGTGACAGAAAGTAATGGCGGTTGGCCTCATAATCGGCTGGTGTAAGCCTAAACTCGCCTTGCTGTGCACCGTTAGTAATGGTGATTGTACGTGCTTGCGAGCGTTGTTGAGAGAATATACTGGTTACATCGAGCTTTCCAAATTTCAACTTGGTTTTTAAGCCAAACAGCGCCTGACTGCCACGAATAAGGGCGGTGTTCAAAGGCATGCTTACCGTACCGGCCTCAATCTTTTGAATGATCTCGTCGGGTCGGCCGGTATAGTCGAGCTTTACCTGGTTCTCAAACTGAAATTGGGCATCTGTATTGTAATTGGTGGCAATCTTTAATTTATCGCCGATAGCACCCGTAACATTCATTTGGATGCGCTGGTCAAAGTTGAAGTTGAACTGCTTGCGCTGCTGGGTATTAAACAGCGGGTTTTGATTGCTGTTTACCTGACCCGCAAACACCAGTTGGGCAGATCCTTGCGGACGAATATCAATGGTATTGCTACCAAATATCTGCTCAAAAGTACGGCTCCTGATTTTTATTTGCGGAATAAACCCAGGCTGCTGAGAACTGTAAGCATAATCGTCAGCAAGTTTTTTAAAGTACTCCCGGCGGTTTTGCTGCTGAGTTAGCTGCAGGTATTCGGTAAAGGTTAAATACCGGGGCGCACGGTAAAGCAAGTTGCCCACCTTCTCAATAAGTATGTAACGATTGGATGAAGCATCGTACTGAATGGTACGCACTAAATTGGGCGGATCGTTCTCAAAGCGCCCCTCGCGTAGTTTCGCGTTTTTAGATTGCTGGTTGCGGTACGGAACACTGATGGTAACAGAGTCCTTCCTGCCGGCAGGCTTTTTTTGGGCAAAAACAAAACTTATTCCGCTGCAAGCAGACCACAACACCAACCATGCAACAAACCTTGCAGTAAAATTTCGAATCAAGAACCGTTAAGAATTAAAGATTTAAAACTATAAACTTTTTAAAGCCGATTTAATCAGTTGTTCTACTGTTAAAGTATCTGTGCTCTTACCTATCTCCTGGTCTATAACCTTTTCGGCAGCAGCGCGGGCAAAGCCCAACATTACCAAAGCCGATAGCGCTTCGTCTTTAACCGTATTATTTGATGGCATGGATATCAGGCTATCAGGCCCTTCCTTACGCAATTTATCCTGCAGCTCGAGGATAACACGCTGAGCCGATTTTGGACCGATACCCTTTATACGCTGTATTTGAGTAACGTTACCTTTTACAATGGCAGTCTGAATCTCTTCGGGCGTTATGGATGATAACATCATGCGACCGGTATTAGGGCCAATACCCGAAACAGATATCAGGTGTAAAAACAGACGTTTTTCACCTTCATCGGCAAAGCCATAAAGGGTGTGCGCATCTTCCTTTACGTGCAGCCACACGTACAGGCGGCAGCGCTCGGCATCAGCAAGTTTAGAGAATGTATTTAAAGAGATGTTGATTTGATAGCCTATACCGCCCGCATCAATCACCACATAAGCCGGGCTTTTGAATACCAGCTTCCCATCAATATATGCGTACATGTTTTATTCGATATGATGTATTTTTTGTTAAAAATACTAAAACAAACGCTTATACGGCACGCTCTAAAAAAAGATTTGCCTCTGTTCAAATGAACAGAGGCAAATGACTTTAAAATTAAGATAACTAAAATTTACAGGTTGAGCAGCAAGCCTTCGGCATGGGCTTTTTGCTGTGCATCAACCACTGCAATGGTAATCATATTCACAATCTCGCGTACGGAACTGCCTAACTGGAGTACATGAACCGGCTTTTTCATACCCAATAAGATTGGACCGACCGCCTCGGCACCGCCTACTTCCTGCAACAGTTTATAAGCAATGTTGCCCGATTCGAGGTTAGGGAAAATAAGCGTGTTTGCGGCCTTACCATTTAAGGTCGAGAACGGAAAGTTATCGCTCAGCAAAGCGGGGTTCATAGCAAAGTTAGCCTGCATCTCGCCATCAATTACCATGTCAGGATATTGCTTATGCAATACTTTCACTGCCTCACGGGTTTTATCGGGCACCTCGCCATCGTTTGAGCCAAAGTTTGAGTAAGATAGCATGGCGATACGAGGATTGATGTTGAACTGCTTCACCGAACGCTCTACCAGCACGGTAATATCAACCAAATCCTGTGTTGTTGGGTTTACATTTACTGTGGTATCAGCAAAAAACAATGGCCCCTTCTTGGTAATCATCATGTACATACCGGCTACCTTGTTTACGCCGGTTTCGGTACCGATGATTTGCAAGGCCGGTTTTACTGTGGTTACGTAATTTTTGGTTAAGCCGGAGATAAGCGCGTCGGCATCGCCAAACTGCACCATGCTGGCACCATAATAGTTCCGGTCGCGCATCATTTTGCGGGCCTCATACAGGGTAATACCGCGGCGCTGGCGCTTTTGGTACAAGTGCTCTGCGT
Protein-coding sequences here:
- the ruvA gene encoding Holliday junction branch migration protein RuvA → MYAYIDGKLVFKSPAYVVIDAGGIGYQINISLNTFSKLADAERCRLYVWLHVKEDAHTLYGFADEGEKRLFLHLISVSGIGPNTGRMMLSSITPEEIQTAIVKGNVTQIQRIKGIGPKSAQRVILELQDKLRKEGPDSLISMPSNNTVKDEALSALVMLGFARAAAEKVIDQEIGKSTDTLTVEQLIKSALKSL
- the sprA gene encoding cell surface protein SprA, which translates into the protein MIRNFTARFVAWLVLWSACSGISFVFAQKKPAGRKDSVTISVPYRNQQSKNAKLREGRFENDPPNLVRTIQYDASSNRYILIEKVGNLLYRAPRYLTFTEYLQLTQQQNRREYFKKLADDYAYSSQQPGFIPQIKIRSRTFEQIFGSNTIDIRPQGSAQLVFAGQVNSNQNPLFNTQQRKQFNFNFDQRIQMNVTGAIGDKLKIATNYNTDAQFQFENQVKLDYTGRPDEIIQKIEAGTVSMPLNTALIRGSQALFGLKTKLKFGKLDVTSIFSQQRSQARTITITNGAQQGEFRLTPADYEANRHYFLSQYFRNNYNRALANIPLISTNVVVTRVEVWTTNRTNTTTDSRDIIGLLDLGENRPYNTAQIQGGPGFSGLPAGFQGPGFTQQSNSLLNRLFSLPNQGRLSNSNDVANFFQSSGATDNYAKLPYARKLTSKEFTLHPQLGYISLNYPLNNDEVLAVAYRYTYNGVEYQVGEFSNDIPVDPVNPKALYVKLLKNEILKTNLPTWDLMMKNIYSLGAYQVSPVNFRLTIARLDDRTNIEKQNIDEGANITGKRWLQLTRLDTLNQQNDRLPEGDGYFDFLEGITIDSQNGRIMFPVVEPFGSDLARRFRPTEQDLVRRYVYQPLYDSTRTIAQQYFPQLNRYIIKGTYSSQSGSEFQLNAVNIPQGSVVVNAGALRLQEGTDFTVDYSIGRIRVLNQALLSSGQPLTINIENNELFGIQQKTLYGSRFDYRASPKLALGGTIMHLSEQPLTQKQIIGEESVSNTIMGLDVNYSTESRWLTRLVDRLPFINTKAPSFINFSGEVARLMPGSPSAVNFAGSKGGTSYLDDFESSQSIIDLKSALNWQISGTPQLFPESRLFNDLSYGYNRARLAFYNIDPIFYTSSSNFNITRADLSNHYVRQVLETEVLPYRQSVTGQPLILPTLDLAFYPNTRGQYNYTTTGISPDGTLLNPRTRWGGMFRKLETNDFESLNVQYIEFWMMDPFIYKPNSQGGDLYLNLGSITEDILKDGRKSVENGLPPDGSNTQTDETVWGRVPRLQPVINAFDNNPDARRLQDVGLDGMNDAGEQTKFSGFLQQVRTQLTPQAANALTADPSSDNYQYYQGSQQDQNRAGILQRYSRYNGTEGNSKTAEQSQAELGVSTSASTSLPDGEDLNRDNSMSQADEYFQYKVSVRPQDLVVGQNFINDKVTAQVKLADGTTQSVNWYQFRVPILAYQSREGNIQDFKAIRYMRMFMTNFADTAVLRMGTLQLVRGEWRGYNVENNATKVIADPALVNAPIDNSTLNVQAVNLEANGNRSPIPYVLPPGIERQRDYNNLRTDTRLNEQSLSLNVLNLRNGYSRAAYRTFYNDLRAYKRLQMFVHAEGDQLNDNDLSAFIRLGVDYQDSYYEYEVPLKITRPGTSDPGAIWPEVNNIDLELAALTRAKLARDNAIATGQASLTVPFTIMEGNNRITIKGQPDLSRLRAIMLGVRNPYRATGGFDKSAIVWFNELRLTDFDQRGGWAATARLNAKLADFADVTLAGSKTTIGFGSIEQRVSERSRSDNQTFDVAGSLELGKFFPAKTGVHIPMYVNLSQQVAMPQYNPAQPDVEMKDALRNAPTDEKRDEIKRTAQDYTMRKSINFTNVHKAKTNPAEPVRLWDVENLNATYAYSEYEHHDFITENDNQKIYKVALAYNYLNQARYYTPLEKVIKSNMLSLLRDFNFSILPSRLNFAISFDRFYSENTLRNNDPNNFLPIPTTTFNKNFNITRVYGIGWNLTKSLQMDIDATNLSVVDEPAGRVNGLKRDTLWDNLKRLGRTTNYNHTINFNYTVPINQVPGLDWVSTIARYSTNFNWQTQPKFAIDDVNLNVGNTIQNSRSVQINPTLNLTGLYNKFAYLRKFNNADGKGTNKASKLLVGLLTSVKNLGATYTRSEGTYLPGYLPTTSFAGQDFSYNAPGIGFLLGSQADLRPKAIANGWLSRDTLQNQLYSTTLNEDMHFRSTIRPFPDLNIELTAFRTRDRNFQTNYKYNAASGGFESLSPITSGTYSVSFLSIGTAFSKEQGINKYSSTFQALLNNRRIISQRLGAQNANSGGTTADGYREGYGPNQQDVLVSSFLAAYSGKDASKSSLNSFPQIPIPNWQLTYNGLSRISWFKELFDSFDLRHGYRSTYSVNSFNSLIRYREVNGAPSERDVNSDFLPFYQFTQVTLFEQFVPLLGVDIRFKNSMTVNAEYRNSRTMSLSLLNSQLAQQNENIMVFGFGYRTRNFRFPFGLFRNFKLNNDLNFKMDFALRDNKIVIYRADVQTAEISSGAKNITIRPSIDYVINQRFNFNLFYDSNITKPYTSQTFNTAFTNFGVNLKLLLQ